The following coding sequences are from one Mustelus asterias unplaced genomic scaffold, sMusAst1.hap1.1 HAP1_SCAFFOLD_95, whole genome shotgun sequence window:
- the LOC144484208 gene encoding uncharacterized protein LOC144484208, which translates to MEKLWKCGHCGKGFRFPSELEIHRRSHTGERPFTCTKCAKGFTNSSDLMTHQRVHTGERPFICSQCGKGFSRSSNLRIHQRIHSGERPFTCSKCVMSFSRLSQLQTHQRVHTGERPFTCSECGKGFSLSYNLQIHQRVHTRERPFTCSECGKAFTTSSDLLRHERVHTGERPFSCPECEKRFNRLSHLQTHQ; encoded by the coding sequence atggagaaactgtggaaatgtggacattgtgggaagggattcagattcccctcagagctggaaattcatcggcgcagtcacactggagagagaccattcacctgcactaAGTGTGCAAAGGGATTTACTAATTCATCCGACTtaatgacacaccagcgagttcacacaggggagaggccgttcatctgttcgcagtgtggaaagggattctctcgCTCCTCCAACCTccggatacaccagcgaattcacagtggggagaggccatttacctgctccaagtgtgtgaTGAGTTTCAGTCGGTTATCTcagttgcagacacaccagcgagttcacactggggagaggccattcacctgctctgaatgtggaaagggattctctctCTCCTACAACctacagatacaccagcgagttcacaccagggagagaccgttcacctgctctgagtgtgggaaagcattcactacttcatctgacctgctgagacatgaacgagttcacacaggggagaggccattcagctgtccagagtgtgagaagagatttaatcgattatctcacttgcagacacaccagtga